From the genome of Psychrobacter sp. M13:
TAGATAAGCAATACCAATAACCATACCTGGCACTGTGTTGGTCACTAAGGCTGAGCTTTCGATCGTCAGCTTTCCTATCTTGAATAATCCTGAGCGCTCGTATATCAACGCGGCAACATAGGTAATAATGGTGCCAAAAATAGCTGTTAGTGTCGCGACAATAAGTGAGTTTTTATACACTCGCATTAGGTTCGAGGACTCAATCACCTTAGTGAAGGTGTCTGTACTAAACGCCATCTCGTAAGGCCATGTCTTAATCCATGGAATGATGAAGATCACAGCAAATACGAACAACAGTGAAATCAAAATGCCACTGGACAACACACCCAGAATCCTGTCTTTGACTTTAGAGGTGGGCAAGTCAAAATGCTCTACTGAGTCATACCTGACATTAAATCGAGCCACATACCAAAGCAGTAGAATGCTCAAGACAGAGGGGATTAGCATAAATAAGGCAACCACAGAGCCCTTCTCAAACGATGGAGATGCACCCAGTATTTGGGTATAAAGCTCAGTGGCGATAACCTTGTACTGACCACCAATAGAGGCTGGAATACCAAAATCAGTAAAGGCTAAAAAGAAACATTGAATAATAGCAGCTGCAAACGTACCAATTAAGGGGCGAATGACCGTCATATCTATCTGGCGTAAGCGTGAATCGCCCATCAATTCTGATACGATTACGAACTTCTTATCCAAATATTGGAAGGTATTGTTAAGCAGTAAAAAGGCTATTGGCAAGGTATAAATAGTATAGCCAAGCCACATGCCATAGAAACCATATATGTCTTCAAACAACTGAAAGCCAATCAGCTTAGTGAGTAGACCTTGCTTACCAAAGGTGTAAATAATGGCAAATCCATAAGTCACTGTTGGCAATAGCATAGGGAACAGTGATGCAAGCTTAATGGTTTGTTTAAAACCCTTTGGCAAGTTAGTCCAGTGCACCGTATAGGCAAGGATAAATGCCAAAAAGGTGGCACTCATCGCACTAACAATGGCGACAAAAAAACTATTTAGCATCACTTGTCTAAAGTCATTACTGCTGAGGATATCGACATAATGGCTTAGACCTAACCCATCAGCCACATCAAATGACAGCATCAACATTTTGCCCAAAGGCACAAACATAAAGACGAGAAATAGCGCACCAATGAAAAGCCACGAAGCTTTCATTAGCGGTGAGTTATTAAGTTTCATAATGACCTACGCGCGAAATAAGTAAGTTTTGAGAGACCAGCGTTGGCCTAGTGCGATTAACCTTTGTTAACCCTTGGAGGTGTCTTTAATTGACTTAGCAGCTGTGCGCTGGATTATGGCATTGATATCTTCAGTGACTGAGCTACCATCTAGCACAGGTCTCATTTGAGTGTATTTTTCTAAGGGGTCAGTTGGCGCATTGTCCGCTTCAAATAGGCTCAAGATATTACGACGTTTGATGTTTAACTGATTTAAGATAAAGCTCTTAACAAAATCATTGGCAGGGTTTTTGATGATTTCTGATGGTTTAGCATATTGAGCTACTTTGCCGTCTGATAACAACAAAATGCGATCAGAGAGTGTCATCGCTTCTTCAGGGTCATGTGTCACAATCAAAGTGGTTAGCTCATAACGCTCTGCAATCTCGCGAATACGTGCCTTAATGGTCTCTTTAATAACCCCGTCTAAGGCAGATAAAGGCTCATCTAATAATAAAATCTTAGGCTTCATCACTAAAGTACGTGCTAATGCAACACGCTGCTTTTGCCCACCAGAGAGCTGGCTGATTCGCTTGTTCAAATGCGGCTTAATCTCCAAAAGGTCCACCAGCTCATCAACCTCCGCTTGTGTGCTGACGTTAGGTCTATTACGTAGCCCATATTCAATATTCTGCTTTACATTCAAGTTAGGAAACAAAGCATAGTCTTGGAATACAATATTGAAACCTCTGTGCTTCATAGGCACACGTGTGATGTCTTCATTATCATAGGCAAGTCGACCAGAACTAATATCGGTTAGACCTAAAATAATATGCAGTAACGTGGTTTTCCCACAGCCAGATGGGCCCAATATTGAAACAATCTCACCCTTATTTACCTTTAAGGAGATGTCCTCAAAAATAACTTTGCCATCATACTTTTTAGTCACATTTCTTAGTTCTAACATAATTTTCAGCCCAAACTTATATTCTGCTATTAGCAGTGAGTTATAGCTCAAACAAATACACTTAGGTAAATTGCTCAATGCTTTAATCGTTTACATGTGACTACTATAAGAGATGAATATGACAGTTTAGTGTCATATATAAGGTTAGCTTATATATTTAATCATTCAGTCTTATTTGTCGTGTATAACTTCTCGTACTCCCCAGGGATAAGCCTGACAATCTCTGAAACCGATACGAAAGATGGTGATCATATGATGAAAAAACCCTATACCTATAATCAGCTAAACATCTTAAACTCTGTGCTTGAGGAAGGTAATTACACGCAAGCAGCTAAACGTTTGGGGGTGTCTCAATCCGCCATTAGCCAAGCCCTATCTACGCTTGAAAACAACCTTGGGTTTAAGCTATTTATGCAGCGTGGCAGGCATCTTGTGCCAACAGATTACTGCTTAGAGCTTGGATCGTTGACGAGTAAAATACGAGCAGTTGAAGAGGATCTAGAGCAGCTAATTCACAGAAGTAAGATTTTTGAATCAGCTATATTAAAGGTAGCTCTATGCAGCCCATTACCGGGAACTGAAATTATCAGGCAGTTTAGTAAGCGCTATCCCAAGCTACAGACTGAAATCTATTTTGGTAATTTCTATGAAACGTTCAGTAGAGTCGTTAACGGTCAAGTAGATGTTGGCATTCTTGCAAATGTGCCAAAAGATGACAGGTTACAGTTTAAGAAATGTGCTACCCAAAGGCTTGTTGCCTTATGCTCACCGAACCACCCTTTTGCATCAAGAGAGTCTATAAGCTTAACTGAACTGGCATCGGAAACCGTTATATTCCGCACGCACGGCTCCACCACTCAAAAACTCATAAATGAAGTACTAGCAAAAATTAATTTAGAGATAACCCCTACATATATCGTTAATACTCAAGAAAGTGTTTACGATGCGGTTTACCAAAACTTAGGAGTAGGATTTGCATGGAGCGAAAGCACAATAAGAAAGGATGGTTTTGTGAAGGTGCCCATTGCGGAGCTACCTTCAGATTATGACGAGGTGGTTTTTTCACTCAAAAATGTAAACAATTTAGTGGTGACTGCTTTAATGAACTCTTTAGATACGTCTACGTATGAATGAGAGGTTCACAAAAATCATGGCGCAGCTCTGTCTATTGAATTTGGGAATGTAAATGCGTGGGCTAATGCCATACTAACAGGTATATTTTGTAGAGCTTGGTTCGGTGACTTTTTACCTCGATTTTATTCTCATTTTTAAAGAGAACGGGTTTTAACTTACTTCACTCGATTAGATAAAATGACGCCAATTGTGCTCAACGCTATGCCGCATATCATTGCGATTGATAAGGCTTCATGAAGTATCAATGCTGCGAGTAAGGCAGTTAATCCGGGAGACAGGGAGCCGAGCAACAAAGAGCGAATAGAACCAAGTTTATTGACCGCATAAGAAAATCCAATGGTTGAGATAACGCCAACGCCAACCCCTTGTACTAAGATAAAGGGTAGAGCCTCGTCAAAAGAAACAACCCCTAAATTTGTCTTCAGAACACCAGATAGTACCATCACCAATGTCACAAAAAATGAAGTATAAGAAAGCACGATAGCAACAGCTATTGGACTCAATTTCGTACTCTTTAAGCCTAAAGTGTAACCCGCCCAAACCAGACTCGCTATCAGTAAAAAGGCTGCACCATATAGAAGACTGTCAGGTATTGACCTTGCATTCCCGACAATCATAGTGGCTATGCCAAACAGAATAAGAAGAAATGCCAAAAATTTACTTAGCGAGATCCGTTGGCGAAAAAGAACAAAAGACAAGATTGCGGCAAAAAATACTGGCGTCCCTGTCAAAATAGTACCAACGTAAGCTGCAGGAGCAGTGCTCGCGCCAAAAGTGGCTAACAAGAGAAAAGGAACACCGCCAAGCATAATAAACGTGATATCAGACCATTTAATATTTTTGATTTCATGTAAGCTAGACAATACCCACGGCGTTAATAAAAGCAGGGGCACGCTAAATCGAATGAGCATGACATCAGCAATACTTAACGACGACGCCCCAACAGCCCGCACAGTCAAGGCAAAGCCTGACCAGATAAATAACACAATAATCATAGCCACATAGCCTTTCATTAGTG
Proteins encoded in this window:
- a CDS encoding iron ABC transporter permease; translation: MKLNNSPLMKASWLFIGALFLVFMFVPLGKMLMLSFDVADGLGLSHYVDILSSNDFRQVMLNSFFVAIVSAMSATFLAFILAYTVHWTNLPKGFKQTIKLASLFPMLLPTVTYGFAIIYTFGKQGLLTKLIGFQLFEDIYGFYGMWLGYTIYTLPIAFLLLNNTFQYLDKKFVIVSELMGDSRLRQIDMTVIRPLIGTFAAAIIQCFFLAFTDFGIPASIGGQYKVIATELYTQILGASPSFEKGSVVALFMLIPSVLSILLLWYVARFNVRYDSVEHFDLPTSKVKDRILGVLSSGILISLLFVFAVIFIIPWIKTWPYEMAFSTDTFTKVIESSNLMRVYKNSLIVATLTAIFGTIITYVAALIYERSGLFKIGKLTIESSALVTNTVPGMVIGIAYLMVFSGSSISNTIFIIVISNIIHYFSTPYLMSKNALSKMNLGWETTASLLGDSWLQSLRRIVVPNSIFTLIEVASYFFISAMVSISAVIFISGAKTMVLTTKIVELQHFARFDEIFILSLMVLLTNITALMFFAVARYLYTRSINGTTKIKVKKTTVTTVA
- a CDS encoding ABC transporter ATP-binding protein, producing MLELRNVTKKYDGKVIFEDISLKVNKGEIVSILGPSGCGKTTLLHIILGLTDISSGRLAYDNEDITRVPMKHRGFNIVFQDYALFPNLNVKQNIEYGLRNRPNVSTQAEVDELVDLLEIKPHLNKRISQLSGGQKQRVALARTLVMKPKILLLDEPLSALDGVIKETIKARIREIAERYELTTLIVTHDPEEAMTLSDRILLLSDGKVAQYAKPSEIIKNPANDFVKSFILNQLNIKRRNILSLFEADNAPTDPLEKYTQMRPVLDGSSVTEDINAIIQRTAAKSIKDTSKG
- a CDS encoding LysR family transcriptional regulator; this encodes MMKKPYTYNQLNILNSVLEEGNYTQAAKRLGVSQSAISQALSTLENNLGFKLFMQRGRHLVPTDYCLELGSLTSKIRAVEEDLEQLIHRSKIFESAILKVALCSPLPGTEIIRQFSKRYPKLQTEIYFGNFYETFSRVVNGQVDVGILANVPKDDRLQFKKCATQRLVALCSPNHPFASRESISLTELASETVIFRTHGSTTQKLINEVLAKINLEITPTYIVNTQESVYDAVYQNLGVGFAWSESTIRKDGFVKVPIAELPSDYDEVVFSLKNVNNLVVTALMNSLDTSTYE
- a CDS encoding DMT family transporter, whose protein sequence is MNTAFQPSSRKKPLFIMSPLMKGYVAMIIVLFIWSGFALTVRAVGASSLSIADVMLIRFSVPLLLLTPWVLSSLHEIKNIKWSDITFIMLGGVPFLLLATFGASTAPAAYVGTILTGTPVFFAAILSFVLFRQRISLSKFLAFLLILFGIATMIVGNARSIPDSLLYGAAFLLIASLVWAGYTLGLKSTKLSPIAVAIVLSYTSFFVTLVMVLSGVLKTNLGVVSFDEALPFILVQGVGVGVISTIGFSYAVNKLGSIRSLLLGSLSPGLTALLAALILHEALSIAMICGIALSTIGVILSNRVK